In candidate division WOR-3 bacterium, the sequence AATAGTGGTTTGATGTACGACTCAGGCAACAGCACAAATCCGAGGAGAATATCAACATGGCGCTCAAGGGAAGCATGACCGAGAAGCACCTGTTGGCCGCCTTCGCTGGCGAGTCTCAGGCGCGTAACCGTTACACCTACTTCGCCAGTCAGGCCCGGAACGAGGGACTGGTGCAAATGGCCCTGATCTTCGAGGAGACTGCCAACCAGGAAAAGGAGCACGCCAAGCGGTTCTTCAAGTTCCTGGAAGGCGGCGACGTCACGATTCAGGCTTCGTACCCGGCCGGCAAGATCGGTACAACCCTCGATAACCTGAAGGCAGCGGCCGCGGGTGAGATGTTCGAATGGGGCACGCTGTACCCTGACTTCGCCAAGACCGCGGAGCAGGAGGGTTTCAAGGACGTCGCGGCCGTGTTCCGCAACATCGCGGTGGCGGAGAAGCAGCATGAGAAGCGCTATAGGGATTTGGCGGCGAACCTTGAGGCGGGCAGGGTCTTCAAGCGTGGCAGCAAGGTTTTCTGGCGCTGCCTCAACTGCGGTTACCTGCACGAGGGCCCCGAGGCCCCTGGCCAGTGCGCAGCTTGTGCCCACCCGCAGGCCTACTTCGAGCTGCTGGGCGAGAACTGGTGAAGCCCGTTCTTGCCGCGCTGGCACTGATTCTGGCTTGCGGTTCGGGTCCCAATGTCTCAGCTATCAAGGAGAGCAAGATGATTGAACGTCCCGGTGCAGTGCTGTTCGGTGGCAAGCCGGCGACCCTTGTCGGTCCGGAGTTGCGGGCCGGTGACGCGGCGCCCGACTTCACCGCGGTCGGCAACGACATGAAGCCGGTGAAGCTGGCGGATTTCAGGGGCAAGGTGGTCGTCATATCGGCAGTGCCGTCGCTCGACACGCCGATCTGCGACATGGAGACGCGACGCTTCAACTCCGAAGCCGCGAACCTGGGTTCGGGCGTGGTGATACTCACGGTGAGTATGGACCTGCCGTTTGCCCAGAAGCGGTGGTGTGGAGCTGCCGGCGTGGACCGGGTCATCACGGTATCAGATCACCGCGACGCATCATTCGGGACCGGCTACGGCGTCCTGATCAGGGACGTGCGGTTGTTGGCTCGTGCCGTGTTTGTGGTTGACCGGCAGGGAGTGATACGCTACACGCAGCTGGTCAAAGAAACCGGCACCGAGCCGGACTACGCTCCGGTGCTCGAAGCCGTGAAGCAACTGCAGTGACCATGGGTCTAGGAAAGGACAAGCGATGACGGCAAGGCAGCAGGTATACAGTTGCAGCGTCTGCGGGCAGATTGTGGCCGTGGTACACCAGGGCGGTGGCAGGCTGGTATGCTGCGGCAAGCCGATGATGCTGGCCGGAGAGGAAACGGCGGGAGAGTCCGAGGCCCGGCGCACGATAAGGCAGGAACCGGTCGCCGCGAAGTCGGTGCCGGCAACGGCTCCGCACTGGCAGTGCAGCAAATGCCACTATGTCATCCAGGCGGAACAGCCGCCGGAAACATGTCCGTCGTGCCATGAGCACTGTCAGTTTGTCGATGTGACATGTTACATCCCGGAGTGCGGGTTCAGCGGTGTAGATAGTCGTCTGATCGGGTAGGGCGAGCGCCCTGCCAACTGGAGGAAACGAATGGCAAAGAGAATGGAAGTCTACCGGTGCGAGGTGTGCGGGAACATAGTCGAAGTTCTGGACGGCGGAACCGGTCAACTGGTTTGCTGCGGCAAGCCGATGAAGCTGTTGGTCGAGAACACGACCGATGCGTCGAGAGAGAAGCATGTCCCGGTGATTGAGAAGGTAGCGGGCGGATACAAGGTGAAGGTCGGCAGCGTCCCGCACCCAATGGAAGAGAAGCACTACATCGAGTGGATCGAGCTGGTGGCCGACGACAAGGCATACCGGCAGTTCCTGTCGCCGGCGCAGGCGCCCGAGGCGTTCTTCTCGCTTGAGGCCAAGAGCGTGTTCGCCCGAGAGTACTGCAACATCCACGGTCTCTGGAAAGGAGCATGAGCGTGGTCCCCAAGAAGATCGAAGAGGCCTTCAGCGAGCAGATCAAGCACGAACTGGAGTCGGCCTACATCTACCTATCCATGGCCGCGTACTTCGACGCCGACGGTTTTCCCGGTATGGGCACGTGGATGCGGGCACAGGTGCAGGAAGAGCAGACCCACGCAATGCGTTTCTACAAGCATATTGTCGAGCGGGGCGGGCACGTGAAGCTCCACCCGCTGGCGATGCCGCCGCAGGACTGGAAGTCGCCACTCGCCGCCTTCGAGGCGGCCTACGAGCACGAGAAGTTCATCACCGGCAAGATCGACGGGCTGATGAAGCTCTCCCTGGCTGAGAATGATCACGCCTCGCGGAGCCTGCTGCAGTGGTTCGTTGACGAACAGGTCGAGGAGGAAGCGAACACGTCCAAGGTTGCGCAGGACCTCAAACTGGTCGGGAACGATGGTCGGGGTATCCTGATGATGGATCGTGAGCTGGGCACGCGGACGTTCGTGCTCGCGCCGGAGCTGGCTGCACTGTACGCGCAGGCGGCCGCCGGGGCATAGGCCGAGCCGGCATCGATATGAGCGGCAGCGGCTTCTCAGCGGTCAAGGTCAGCGAGCACGTCTGGTGGGTCGGGGCGATCGACTGGGCGTTGCGCGACTTCCACGGCTACTCGACACAGCGTGGCTCTACCTACAACGCCTACCTGGTGATGGGCGACTATCCGATCCTGGTCGATACGGTCAAGGCCCAGTTCCGTGACGAGATGCTCGCGCGGGTGGCATCGGTGGTGAACCCGGCTGACGTGAAAGTCGTAGTCTCGCACCACGCGGAGATGGATCACTCCGGTTCGCTTCCGCAGGTGATTGACATCATCAAGCCGGACAAGGTCTACGCGTCGCAGATGGGGGTGAAGAACCTGCACGATCAGTTCCACGGACTTGGCGAGGTCACGGCAGTCAAGGATTCGGAGACGCTCAAGTTGGCCGGACTGACCTTCACCTTCCTCGAGACGCGGATGCTCCACTGGCCGGACTCAATGATATCCTACCTGCACGAGGATGAGCTGGTCTTCTCACAGGACGGTTTCGGCATGCACCTGGCCACGCCGAGGCTGTTCGCGGACGAGAATGACCCGGCCGTTATGCTCTACGAAGGCAAGAAGTACTACGCCAACATTCTGCTGCCCTATTCGCCGCTCGTTCTGAAACTGCTCGACCGCATCAGGTTACTGGGTATCAGCATCAGAACGATCGCCCCGGACCACGGGCCGGTCTGGCGAAAGGACCTAGGCACCTTGCTGGGCTGGTATGCGAGGTGG encodes:
- a CDS encoding rubrerythrin family protein, whose amino-acid sequence is MALKGSMTEKHLLAAFAGESQARNRYTYFASQARNEGLVQMALIFEETANQEKEHAKRFFKFLEGGDVTIQASYPAGKIGTTLDNLKAAAAGEMFEWGTLYPDFAKTAEQEGFKDVAAVFRNIAVAEKQHEKRYRDLAANLEAGRVFKRGSKVFWRCLNCGYLHEGPEAPGQCAACAHPQAYFELLGENW
- a CDS encoding ferritin — translated: MVPKKIEEAFSEQIKHELESAYIYLSMAAYFDADGFPGMGTWMRAQVQEEQTHAMRFYKHIVERGGHVKLHPLAMPPQDWKSPLAAFEAAYEHEKFITGKIDGLMKLSLAENDHASRSLLQWFVDEQVEEEANTSKVAQDLKLVGNDGRGILMMDRELGTRTFVLAPELAALYAQAAAGA
- a CDS encoding thiol peroxidase, which codes for MIERPGAVLFGGKPATLVGPELRAGDAAPDFTAVGNDMKPVKLADFRGKVVVISAVPSLDTPICDMETRRFNSEAANLGSGVVILTVSMDLPFAQKRWCGAAGVDRVITVSDHRDASFGTGYGVLIRDVRLLARAVFVVDRQGVIRYTQLVKETGTEPDYAPVLEAVKQLQ
- a CDS encoding desulfoferrodoxin → MAKRMEVYRCEVCGNIVEVLDGGTGQLVCCGKPMKLLVENTTDASREKHVPVIEKVAGGYKVKVGSVPHPMEEKHYIEWIELVADDKAYRQFLSPAQAPEAFFSLEAKSVFAREYCNIHGLWKGA
- a CDS encoding FprA family A-type flavoprotein, yielding MSGSGFSAVKVSEHVWWVGAIDWALRDFHGYSTQRGSTYNAYLVMGDYPILVDTVKAQFRDEMLARVASVVNPADVKVVVSHHAEMDHSGSLPQVIDIIKPDKVYASQMGVKNLHDQFHGLGEVTAVKDSETLKLAGLTFTFLETRMLHWPDSMISYLHEDELVFSQDGFGMHLATPRLFADENDPAVMLYEGKKYYANILLPYSPLVLKLLDRIRLLGISIRTIAPDHGPVWRKDLGTLLGWYARWAEQKPENRAVLAHDSMWQSTAMMARSMADGLREGGTDVAVIPMSCMSRSDVMTELLCAGAFLVGSPTLNNGMFPTVADVLTYAKGLKPRNLIGAAFGSHGWSGEACAQIETALREMGVEIALPAMRLKFVPDAAALDQCREFGRAVAAKLQERVGM